From Nicotiana tabacum cultivar K326 chromosome 22, ASM71507v2, whole genome shotgun sequence, one genomic window encodes:
- the LOC107761396 gene encoding uncharacterized protein LOC107761396 isoform X1: MAELVAFPSSSRLLVKGNFSEQLSVSKSSAMLIHRGFCFGNCGVSRLPSSNISKLITPSLTKLESRPNMHSCKRGFSVASLVNADVAITFELVPAIDQMLLMTSIFLTYLAGVIPSNTREQIKSKNVDSDGTSSSGSARRKDNDINTKFAWDVVKGKLLSSLSSAKEELDFGAAPVEFEQNRRRQPSNLYALAEGPRLRLLWASFQLLKKEVDCISANAATLSKGNFLAIYNDVIKNSCQPLCVTWLEEELLLKSNKTNKECLSIVIDKLDGHGNVLMNIKKSGKEDLYAELICFLRFGFIRKDDLYDNSLFMEHGVSILEDLVIMLADGIASMYLGLISVDSSMSNEMNNLGLSLCTMSTRALQKLRNEVALNQWLHQNMEAVVSMYEDRFDLCIFQYQLVEESSKDKDQTINWWKKLNVISSRPVSRQLNVVVIDQISVPVKRTKELRALTGWRYYYSLFLELADIAMPLVRTVIAKVLKYQQWMCFVCLQHWSSSKLHYSLYLNSWLATGIGAKEFSVHKITKMLARLQLCTNH, from the exons ATGGCAGAACTCGTGGCCTTTCCATCAAGTTCTAGGCTGCTGGTCAAAGGAAATTTCTCAGAGCAGCTCTCTGTGTCTAAAAGCTCAGCTATGTTGATACACAG GGGATTTTGCTTTGGAAATTGTGGAGTATCTCGCTTGCCTTCATCAAATATATCGAAGCTCATTACTCCTAGTTTAACAAAACTGGAGAGCAGACCAAACATGCATAGTTGCAAGAGGGGTTTTAGCGTCGCTTCTCTTGTTAATGCTGATGTAGCAATAACTTTTGAATTGGTTCCTGCCATTGATCAAATGCTTCTGATGACTAGTATTTTTCTTACATATCTAGCTGGTGTAATACCTTCAAATACTAGAGAACAGATCAAAAGCAAAAATGTGGACAGTGATGGGACTTCCTCTTCTGGTAG TGCCAGGAGAAAGGACAATGACATTAACACAAAATTTGCCTGGGATGTAGTGAAAGGAAAACTCCTGAGTTCTCTGTCTTCTGCAAAAGAAGAATTGGACTTTGGTGCTGCACCTGTTGAATTCGAACAAAACCGTAGAAGACAGCCTTCAAATTTATATGCTCTTGCCGAGGGTCCAAGGTTGAGGTTACTTTGGGCATCTTTTCAGTTACTCAAGAAAGAG GTTGATTGTATATCCGCGAATGCTGCTACCTTAAGCAAGGGAAATTTCTTGGCCATTTATAATGATGTCATTAAGAACTCATGTCAGCCTTTATGTGTAACTTGGCTGGAAGAGGAACTGCTTCTAAAAAGTAACAAAACCAACAAG GAATGTCTCTCCATTGTGATTGATAAGTTAGATGGACATGGTAATGTCCTGATGAATATAAAAAAGTCAGGGAAGGAGGATCTGTATGCAGAACTGATATGTTTTCTTAGATTTGGTTTTATCAG GAAGGATGACCTTTATGATAACAGCTTGTTTATGGAGCATGGGGTCTCTATACTGGAGGATCTGGTGATTATGTTAGCAGATGGGATTGCAAGTATGTATTTGGGCCTTATTTCTGTTGATAGTAGCATGTCAAATGAAATGAACAACCTTGGTTTGAGTTTATGTACAATGTCAACCAGAGCACTTCAGAAGTTACGCAACGAG GTTGCTCTCAATCAGTGGTTGCATCAGAACATGGAAGCAGTTGTCTCCATGTATGAAGATCGGTTTGACTTGTGCATATTTCAATACCAACTTGTTGAGGAATCTAGCAAGGACAAGGATCAAACTATTAATTGGTGGAAGAAGCTTAATGTAATAAGTTCTAGACCAGTGTCACGTCAATTGAATGTTGTTGTGATCGACCAAATATCTGTGCCTGTTAAGCGGACCAAGGAACTAAGGGCTTTGACTGGGTG GAGATACTACTACAGTCTTTTCCTTGAATTGGCTGATATTGCAATGCCATTGGTGAGAACTGTTATCGCTAAG GTACTCAAGTACCAACAATGGATGTGTTTTGTTTGTCTACAACATTGGTCGAGCTCGAAGTTGCACTACTCTCTGTATTTGAACTCTTGGCTAGCCACCGGAATTGGAGCTAAAGAATTTTCAGTTCATAAAATCACCAAAATGTTAGCACGTTTGCAACTTTGCACAAATCACTAA
- the LOC107761396 gene encoding uncharacterized protein LOC107761396 isoform X2: MAELVAFPSSSRLLVKGNFSEQLSVSKSSAMLIHRGFCFGNCGVSRLPSSNISKLITPSLTKLESRPNMHSCKRGFSVASLVNADVAITFELVPAIDQMLLMTSIFLTYLAGVIPSNTREQIKSKNVDSDGTSSSGSARRKDNDINTKFAWDVVKGKLLSSLSSAKEELDFGAAPVEFEQNRRRQPSNLYALAEGPRLRLLWASFQLLKKEVDCISANAATLSKGNFLAIYNDVIKNSCQPLCVTWLEEELLLKSNKTNKECLSIVIDKLDGHGNVLMNIKKSGKEDLYAELICFLRFGFIRKDDLYDNSLFMEHGVSILEDLVIMLADGIASMYLGLISVDSSMSNEMNNLGLSLCTMSTRALQKLRNEVALNQWLHQNMEAVVSMYEDRFDLCIFQYQLVEESSKDKDQTINWWKKLNVISSRPVSRQLNVVVIDQISVPVKRTKELRALTGWKRNCVTALLESYIL, from the exons ATGGCAGAACTCGTGGCCTTTCCATCAAGTTCTAGGCTGCTGGTCAAAGGAAATTTCTCAGAGCAGCTCTCTGTGTCTAAAAGCTCAGCTATGTTGATACACAG GGGATTTTGCTTTGGAAATTGTGGAGTATCTCGCTTGCCTTCATCAAATATATCGAAGCTCATTACTCCTAGTTTAACAAAACTGGAGAGCAGACCAAACATGCATAGTTGCAAGAGGGGTTTTAGCGTCGCTTCTCTTGTTAATGCTGATGTAGCAATAACTTTTGAATTGGTTCCTGCCATTGATCAAATGCTTCTGATGACTAGTATTTTTCTTACATATCTAGCTGGTGTAATACCTTCAAATACTAGAGAACAGATCAAAAGCAAAAATGTGGACAGTGATGGGACTTCCTCTTCTGGTAG TGCCAGGAGAAAGGACAATGACATTAACACAAAATTTGCCTGGGATGTAGTGAAAGGAAAACTCCTGAGTTCTCTGTCTTCTGCAAAAGAAGAATTGGACTTTGGTGCTGCACCTGTTGAATTCGAACAAAACCGTAGAAGACAGCCTTCAAATTTATATGCTCTTGCCGAGGGTCCAAGGTTGAGGTTACTTTGGGCATCTTTTCAGTTACTCAAGAAAGAG GTTGATTGTATATCCGCGAATGCTGCTACCTTAAGCAAGGGAAATTTCTTGGCCATTTATAATGATGTCATTAAGAACTCATGTCAGCCTTTATGTGTAACTTGGCTGGAAGAGGAACTGCTTCTAAAAAGTAACAAAACCAACAAG GAATGTCTCTCCATTGTGATTGATAAGTTAGATGGACATGGTAATGTCCTGATGAATATAAAAAAGTCAGGGAAGGAGGATCTGTATGCAGAACTGATATGTTTTCTTAGATTTGGTTTTATCAG GAAGGATGACCTTTATGATAACAGCTTGTTTATGGAGCATGGGGTCTCTATACTGGAGGATCTGGTGATTATGTTAGCAGATGGGATTGCAAGTATGTATTTGGGCCTTATTTCTGTTGATAGTAGCATGTCAAATGAAATGAACAACCTTGGTTTGAGTTTATGTACAATGTCAACCAGAGCACTTCAGAAGTTACGCAACGAG GTTGCTCTCAATCAGTGGTTGCATCAGAACATGGAAGCAGTTGTCTCCATGTATGAAGATCGGTTTGACTTGTGCATATTTCAATACCAACTTGTTGAGGAATCTAGCAAGGACAAGGATCAAACTATTAATTGGTGGAAGAAGCTTAATGTAATAAGTTCTAGACCAGTGTCACGTCAATTGAATGTTGTTGTGATCGACCAAATATCTGTGCCTGTTAAGCGGACCAAGGAACTAAGGGCTTTGACTGGGTG GAAGAGGAACTGCGTAACTGCTTTACTTGAGAGTTACATTTTGTAA